Part of the Cyanobacteriota bacterium genome is shown below.
ACTTCAGGAAGTAGGGTTAGAGCATGTTTCTTTTCAAACGTCGCCCTATGCTCTCAGTGGTGGACAACAACGCCGCTTAGCGTTAGCTGTACAGCTCATTCGTCAACCCTATCTGCTGCTACTGGATGAACCAACAGCAGGACTAGATTGGTCGATGCGACGACAAATTGTGAACCTGTTGGCACGGCTAAAGCAGGAGTGGAGCTTGCTGGTAGTGACCCATGATGCCTCGGACTTGAAGGAGATTGCCGATCGGGTTTGGTACATGCACCAAGGCCAGTTGACTGATACGCCATGAACACGCCACAACTTCCCCATAGGCTTGACCTCTGGCAACACACTGTTGGCTGGCAACCCACCGTAACTCAGCTTCAGCAGTTTCAGCGCCTCTATGAGCTGATCCTCACGGCTAACCAACACCTGAATTTGACTCGGATTACCGAACCTAACGATTTTTGGGAAAAGCATCTCTGGGATTCAATCCGGGGTGTTGTCAGCACTAAGGCTGCTGCACTCTGTGCCTCACATCCCAAATCCCCAAGGGTCATTGATATTGGTACGGGGGCTGGCTTTCCGGGGTTACCGATCGCGATCGCGTACCCAACCTGGCACATAACCTTGGTGGACTCAACCCGCAAGAAAATTGCCTTCGTGGAGCGGGCGATCGCTGAGCTAGGATTGACCAACGCCTATGCCATTGCTGAGCGAGTAGAACGCTTAGCAGCCCAACCTCGGTATCAGGCAACCTATGACCTAGCTCTAGTCCGGGCAGTTGCCACGGTCGATCGCTGCGTCCACTATGCCCTGCCCATGCTACATCCGAGTGGCATGGCAGTGCTCTATCGGGGACGATGGCACCCTAGCGATACCACTGCTTTACAAGCACTAGCCCATGAGCTTGGCGCTTACCTTGCTCCGCCTGACCAGTTCACCACCCCTCTTACCCAGAGTCAACGCTGTTGCCTATACCTCCACAAGCAACCTGTGGTCGATCCCTAGTCGATGCATAAGGGGGCTAGCCAAGATCTAGAGTAGCTGCTGAATTTGCTACAGACCTCTGTACAAT
Proteins encoded:
- a CDS encoding ATP-binding cassette domain-containing protein codes for the protein LQEVGLEHVSFQTSPYALSGGQQRRLALAVQLIRQPYLLLLDEPTAGLDWSMRRQIVNLLARLKQEWSLLVVTHDASDLKEIADRVWYMHQGQLTDTP
- the rsmG gene encoding 16S rRNA (guanine(527)-N(7))-methyltransferase RsmG; the encoded protein is MNTPQLPHRLDLWQHTVGWQPTVTQLQQFQRLYELILTANQHLNLTRITEPNDFWEKHLWDSIRGVVSTKAAALCASHPKSPRVIDIGTGAGFPGLPIAIAYPTWHITLVDSTRKKIAFVERAIAELGLTNAYAIAERVERLAAQPRYQATYDLALVRAVATVDRCVHYALPMLHPSGMAVLYRGRWHPSDTTALQALAHELGAYLAPPDQFTTPLTQSQRCCLYLHKQPVVDP